The genomic interval ACATCATTCGTCACCCAAGCTGCTCAACGTCGGTTGTGGTCGTTGCTACCACGACGAGTGGACCAACATTGATTTGGTGGCGTGTGGACCGGGTGTGCGTCAGTACGATCTACGAAAAGGTCTACCGTACGACGACGACACCTTCGACGGCGTCTATCACTCTCACGTCCTAGAGCATCTTGCCCCCGCCGACGCGCGATCCATGTTGACCGAATGCCGACGCGTCTTGCGCCCAGGCGGCGTCTTGCGGATCGTTGTGCCGGACTTGGAGGGCATCGCTCGAACTTACCTGCAAACGCTGGACGCCGCCGCCTCGCATGACGTGACCGACACCCAATCCACCGCCGCCGAGTTGGACCGAGCCAATCACCATTGGATGACGTTGGAAATGCTCGACCAGCTTTCGCGACAACGTGGCGGCGGCGAGATGGGCAAAGTTCTAGCGTCAGAGAAGCCTATCAACCGCGACTTCTTGCTGCGTCGAATGGGACATCAGGTCACGGGCAACAGTAATCGCAACGACGGTGGTGGTAAACCTCGCAAAACCATCGGGCAACGCTTGCGCCAAGTCCTC from Stieleria varia carries:
- a CDS encoding class I SAM-dependent methyltransferase, whose amino-acid sequence is MQHHSSPKLLNVGCGRCYHDEWTNIDLVACGPGVRQYDLRKGLPYDDDTFDGVYHSHVLEHLAPADARSMLTECRRVLRPGGVLRIVVPDLEGIARTYLQTLDAAASHDVTDTQSTAAELDRANHHWMTLEMLDQLSRQRGGGEMGKVLASEKPINRDFLLRRMGHQVTGNSNRNDGGGKPRKTIGQRLRQVLNGLRKQTALAAVTLIEGQMGRAAYREGRFRQSGEIHRWMYDRVSLAALLDELGFDEPTVCAAHESRIESFDHYQLDRDGDQQRKPDSMYMEAHKRAASIAVGKSQTESSSASKAA